The following coding sequences lie in one Globicephala melas chromosome 15, mGloMel1.2, whole genome shotgun sequence genomic window:
- the IL21R gene encoding interleukin-21 receptor, which produces MLCGWAAPLLLLMLQGAWGCSDLVCYTDYIQTVTCILKTRAPHPGTLTLTWQDSYGELEDEVTSCSLCWSTHNATHAEYTCHMDVFQYMADDVFSVNMTDHSGNHSQECGSFVLAKSIKPSPPFNVTVTFSGHYNISWSSDYNLYALKGKLQYELRYRKLGDPWALSPGRKLISVDSRSVSLLPLEFHKGSSYELQVRAGPQPRSSFQGTWSEWSDPVVFHTQPEEIKGDLYPQLLPILVLACLVLVILGPKIHQAWRLWKNVWVQVPSPEPFFQPLYVGHSGDFKKWVGTPFTASSLELRSWSPGVPLSLEMHSQCLPQTAAKGLVPTELPEPPDLVEADGVLEPGSWGPAHSTAGSLGSSAHSQERDRPYGLVSIDTVTVVDAEGLCTWPCTCGDDGYPALNLDTSLEPGPGTEDSLPGTGATVLSCGCVSASGPAGPGDPLGSLLGRIKLHLKDEEGWAPGPPWDGGSPRGVSDSEAGSPPAGLDMDTFDSGFVDSDCGSPVEHDFSSPRDEGPPRSYLRQWVVMAPPPAGPGPQAS; this is translated from the exons ATGCTCTGCGGCTGGGCTGCCCCTCTGCTCCTGCTGATGCTCCAGGGGG CCTGGGGCTGCTCAGACCTCGTCTGCTACACCGATTACATCCAGACGGTCACCTGCATCCTGAAGACAAGGGCCCCGCACCCTGGCACGCTCACCCTCACCTG GCAAGACTCATATGGAGAACTGGAGGACGAGGTCACCTCCTGCAGCCTCTGCTGGTCCACCCACAATGCCACGCATGCAGAGTACACGTGCCATATGGATGTGTTCCAATACATGGCCGACGACGTTTTCAGTGTCAACATGACAGACCATTCGGGCAACCACTCCCAGGAGTGCGGCAGCTTTGTCCTGGCTAAAAGCA TCAAGCCATCTCCCCCTTTCAATGTGACGGTGACCTTCTCCGGACATTATAACATCTCCTGGAGCTCCGATTACAATTTGTACGCGCTGAAGGGCAAACTTCAGTATGAGCTGCGGTACAGGAAGCTCGGAGACCCCTGGGCTCTG AGTCCAGGGAGAAAGCTGATCTCAGTGGATTCGAGAAGCGtctctctcctgcccttggaGTTCCACAAAGGCTCAAGCTACGAGCTGCAGGTGCGGGCAGGGCCCCAGCCTCGCTCCTCCTTCCAGGGGACCTGGAGCGAGTGGAGTGACCCAGTCGTCTTTCACACCCAGCCAGAAG agATAAAGGGAGACTTGTACCCTCAACTGCTTCCCATCTTGGTCCTCGCATGCCTCGTCCTTGTCATCTTAGGCCCGAAGATCCATCAGGCTTGGAG GCTATGGAAAAATGTGTGGGTGCAGGTGCCCAGCCCAGAGCCCTTCTTCCAGCCCCTGTACGTGGGCCACAGCGGAGACTTCAAG AAATGGGTGGGCACCCCCTTCACTGCTTCCAGCCTGGAACTGAGATCCTGGAGCCCAGGGGTGCCCTTGTCCCTGGAGATGCACAGCCAGTGCCTACCGCAGACTGCAGCCAAGGGGCTGGTGCCCACAGAGCTGCCAGAGCCCCCAGACCTGGTGGAAGCCGACGGGGTGCTTGAGCCGGgctcctggggcccagcccaCTCCACCGCCGGCAGCTTGGGCAGCTCAGCTCACAGCCAGGAGAGGGACCGGCCGTACGGCCTGGTATCCATCGACACGGTGACCGTGGTGGACGCAGAGGGGCTGTGCACCTGGCCTTGCACCTGCGGGGATGACGGCTACCCAGCCCTGAACCTGGACACCAGCCTGGAGCCTGGCCCGGGCACGGAGGACTCGCTTCCGGGCACGGGGGCCACAGTCCTATCCTGTGGCTGCGTCTCAGCCAGTGGCCCTGCCGGGCCGGGGGACCCCCTGGGCAGCCTGCTTGGCAGGATAAAGCTGCACCTCAAGGATGAGGAGGGTTGGGCCCCCGGGCCGCCCTGGGATGGCGGGTCGCCCCGAGGGGTGTCGGACAGCGAGGCAGGTTCACCCCCAGCTGGCCTGGACATGGACACGTTTGACAGCGGCTTTGTGGACTCTGACTGCGGCAGCCCCGTGGAGCATGACTTCAGTAGCCCCAGGGACGAAGGGCCCCCCAGGAGCTACCTCCGCCAGTGGGTGGTCATGGCCCCTCCACCTGCAGGGCCTGGGCCCCAGGCCAGCTAG